A single genomic interval of Nycticebus coucang isolate mNycCou1 chromosome 21, mNycCou1.pri, whole genome shotgun sequence harbors:
- the LOC128573675 gene encoding LOW QUALITY PROTEIN: E3 ubiquitin-protein ligase makorin-2-like (The sequence of the model RefSeq protein was modified relative to this genomic sequence to represent the inferred CDS: inserted 1 base in 1 codon): MSTKQVTCRYFMHGVCREGSQCLFSHDLANSKPSTICKYYQKGYCAYGTRCRYDHTRPPAASGGAVGTVPHSVPSSGFHGPHPSSDLTASVVXTNSLEPGKREKRTLVLRDRNLSGMAEEKTHLSLVSNPGSYSDPQPSPEMKPHSYLDAIRSGLDGMEASSSYSSEQQLCPYAAAGECRFGDSCVHLHGEVCDICRLRVLHPFDPEQRKAHEKVCMSTFELEMEKAFALQASQDKVCSICMEVILEKASASERRFGILSNCSHTYCLSCIRQWRCAKQFENMIIKSCPECRVISEFVIPSVYWVEDQNKKNELIEAFKQGMGKKPCKYFEQGKGTCPFGSKCLYRHAYPDGRLAEPEKPPKQLSSEGTVRFFSSVRLWDFIENRESQHVPNTEDVDMTELGDLFMHLSGVESSEP; encoded by the exons ATGAGTACCAAACAGGTCACTTGCAGGTATTTTATGCATGGTGTATGTCGGGAAGGAAGCCAGTGCCTGTTCTCACACGACTTAGCAAACAGCAAGCCGTCCACCATCTGTAAATACTATCAGAAGGGGTACTGTGCCTACGGAACTCGGTGCAGATATGATCACACGAGGCCCCCTGCTGCATCTGGTGGCGCCGTGGGCACCGTGCCCCACAGTGTGCCCTCCTCAGGTTTCCATGGCCCTCACCCTTCTTCTGACCTCACTGCATCTGTTG AAACTAATTCACTTGAACCTGGGAAGCGTGAAAAGAGAACGTTGGTACTTAGAGACCGAAATCTCTCTGGCATGGCTGAAGAAAAGACACACTTGAGTCTGGTGAGTAATCCAGGCAGCTACAGCgacccccagcccagccctgagaTGAAGCCGCATTCCTACCTGGATGCCATCAGGAGTGGCCTTGATGGCATGGAAGCCAGCAGCTCCTACAGCAGTGAGCAGCAGCTGTGCCCATACGCGGCTGCTGGGGAGTGCAGGTTTGGGGATTCCTGCGTCCACCTGCACGGCGAAGTGTGTGACATCTGTAGGCTGCGAGTTCTGCACCCCTTTGACCCAGAGCAGAGGAAAGCTCATGAGAAGGTCTGCATGTCCACGTTCGAACTCGAAATGGAAAAGGCCTTTGCCTTGCAGGCAAGTCAGGACAAAGTGTGCAGTATCTGCATGGAAGTGATCCTTGAGAAGGCCTCGGCCTCCGAGAGGAGGTTTGGGATCCTCTCCAACTGCAGCCACACGTACTGCTTGTCCTGCATCCGGCAGTGGCGGTGTGCCAAGCAGTTTGAAAACATGATCATTAAGTCTTGTCCAGAATGCCGCGTGATATCAGAGTTTGTGATTCCAAGTGTGTATTGGGTGGAAGATCAGAATAAAAAGAACGAATTGATTGAAGCTTTCAAACAGGGGATGGGAAAAAAACCTTGTAAGTATTTCGAGCAAGGAAAGGGGACCTGCCCATTTGGAAGCAAATGCCTTTATCGCCATGCTTACCCTGACGGGCGGCTAGCGGAGCCTGAGAAACCTCCGAAACAGCTCAGTTCTGAAGGCACCGTGAGGTTCTTTAGTTCAGTGAGGCTCTGGGATTTCATTGAGAACCGAGAAAGCCAACATGTCCCCAACACCGAAGATGTTGACATGACAGAGCTTGGGGACCTCTTCATGCACCTTTCTGGAGTGGAGTCATCAGAACCTTAG